Genomic segment of Azospirillum brasilense:
GAAAAGGCGACAAAAGGATCGTCCGGAAAACGCCCGCCGAGCCGTTCCACGACCGTCAGAGCCGCGGGATCACCGCTTTCCATCAACGCCTCCACCGCGGAGAGGCAGACGTTGACGTGCGGGTCATGGTCGATCACTCCGGCCAAGAGGTCCAGCCGGTCCGGATGGGGCAGCTTCCCGACGAGTTGGGCCGCGAAGATGCGCAGGTCCGAATCCGCGGCGGTCAGCAGCGGGGTAACCTCCGGCATCACCACGGCGGCGGGCATCTGCTGGAGGCTCTCGATCACGCCGTTGCGCAGCCCGACGTCTTCGCTCACCAGATGGGGAGCCAGCGCCGCGGCGGCCTCCGCGGTGCCGGTGCGGACCAGAGCGGTGAAGAGGGTTTCGCGGACGCTTGGGTCCTTCTCCCGCGCCAGCCTCGCGGACAGGGCGGGAACGGCGTCGGGACGCTCGCCGAGCGCGTGGGCAGCCCGGCGGCGCAGGGCCGGATCGGCGTCCTCCAGCAACGCCAGCGGATCGCCGTCCTCCATGGCGGCCGCGGGCTTCGCTCCATCGATCTTCCGTGCCTTCACCAGGGCCATGCCGCCTCCACCACGCCTGTCACCACCGTTATCCCCTCACCCACCGCGTCACCTGCTGGGCCACCCGGTCGGACGGCAGCACCATGTCGGCGCCGCCGCGGCGGATCAGTTCCTGCGGCATGCCGAACACGACGGCACTGGCCTCCGCCTCCGCGATGGTGCGCCCGCCCTGGCGGCGCAACTCCGTCATCGAGGCCGCGCCATCCGACCCCATGCCTGTCAGGAGAACGCCGATCAACCGTGATGGTGCAATGGCGCGCAGAGCGCTCTCGACCAGCCGGTCCACATTGGGATGCCAGTTTCGCCGCTCGTCCGCTGGAACGGGCTGGGCGCAGAGCCGCCCACCGCGCCGGACGATCTGAAGATCGGCACCGCCGCGCGCAATGCAAGCCATCCCCGGCTGGAGCGCGGTGGCCGCCGCAGCCTCCACCACCGTCACCGCGGAAATGATGTCAAGGCGGCGGGCCAGCGGTCCGGTGAAGCTGGCAGGCATGTGCTGGGCCACCACCACCGGCCAGGGAAAGTCCGTCGGAAGAAGCGGCAGGATATCCTCCAGGGTGCGCGGCCCGCCGGTGGACACGCCGATCAGCACCAGCCCTTCGCTCGGATCGCCGTCGCTGTCGGCCACGGTCTGCGGCTTGGAACGGGGAACATCGGCCAGGAAATCCTCTCCGACAATACGCTCCCGCGCCCGGCGCAGCCGTTCCCGCAACCCTTGGACCCGGCGAGGCCGGGACCCGGCGGCGGCGCGCACGGTGTCGACCAGCTCTTCGGCGATGCCGGCGATGGCGCCGACCCCGGTCGGCTTGCGCACCGCCTCCACCGCCCCCAGCCGCAGGGCCTCCAGCGTCACCTCCGCCCCGTCCGCGGTCAGGGCGGATACCATCACCACCGGTTTCGGATGCTCGATCATGATGCGCTTCAGGCAGGCGAGACCGTCCATGCCGGGCATCGTGACGTCCAGGGTCACCACATCCGGATCGAAGCCGGACAGCCGTTCCAACGCTTCCGCACCATCGGCGGCGGTTTCCACCTCGAAACCGGCGGACGAGAGGATGTCGCCGATGCGCCGCCGCATCAGCGCCGAATCATCGACGACCAGAACCTTCAGCATGACGGGACCACCTTCCGATCAGACGGTGGCCAGCAGGTCGGCAAGCTGGTCCATGTCCAGCAGTTCCGCCGGGTCCATCAGCAGGATCATCCGCCGCTCCCCGGCGCTTTCCACCGCGCCGATGCGGCGGATCAGCCGGTGCTGGGCCTGCGACACGACGGGGGCCGGCCCGATCACGCCGTCCGGAATGCGGACGATCCCAGCCATGCCGTCCACCAGGAGCCCGGCGCGGGCCGCTCCCGCGGCGATCACCACCACGCGGCCCCGATCGCCTCCGTTCTCCCGCCCTTCCGGCAGACGCAGCAGGCGGCGCAGCGCGACCAGCGGCAGGACGGCGCCGCGCAGCGTGGTCACGCCGCTGACGAAGTCCGGCGCGTTGGGCAGCGGAGTCACGGCGTCGGGCTGGCGCAGCACCTCCTGCACCGCCCCGACCGGCAGGCCGTATTCCGCCCCGGCCAGCCGGAACACCACGAAGGCCTCCGCCCGCTCCGCCTCCATTGCCACAGCCGTCTCTCCTTCGCGCCCTTGGGCATGGATGCCCAACCCGGCGCCATTGCCCGCGCCATGACGGAACAGCCGTTCCGCCGACAGGACCGGGATCAGCCGCGCGCCGCCGTCCAGCCGCGCGATGCCGTCCATATCCTCGAACTCCGCCTCGCGCGCCATCAGCGGCGGCACCGGGTCGATCCGTTCACGGGGAACGCGCAGGATCTCCCGCACATCCTCCACCACCACACCGACCTGCCCCTCCGCCGT
This window contains:
- the cheB gene encoding chemotaxis-specific protein-glutamate methyltransferase CheB, whose translation is MLKVLVVDDSALMRRRIGDILSSAGFEVETAADGAEALERLSGFDPDVVTLDVTMPGMDGLACLKRIMIEHPKPVVMVSALTADGAEVTLEALRLGAVEAVRKPTGVGAIAGIAEELVDTVRAAAGSRPRRVQGLRERLRRARERIVGEDFLADVPRSKPQTVADSDGDPSEGLVLIGVSTGGPRTLEDILPLLPTDFPWPVVVAQHMPASFTGPLARRLDIISAVTVVEAAAATALQPGMACIARGGADLQIVRRGGRLCAQPVPADERRNWHPNVDRLVESALRAIAPSRLIGVLLTGMGSDGAASMTELRRQGGRTIAEAEASAVVFGMPQELIRRGGADMVLPSDRVAQQVTRWVRG
- a CDS encoding HEAT repeat domain-containing protein, which gives rise to MALVKARKIDGAKPAAAMEDGDPLALLEDADPALRRRAAHALGERPDAVPALSARLAREKDPSVRETLFTALVRTGTAEAAAALAPHLVSEDVGLRNGVIESLQQMPAAVVMPEVTPLLTAADSDLRIFAAQLVGKLPHPDRLDLLAGVIDHDPHVNVCLSAVEALMESGDPAALTVVERLGGRFPDDPFVAFSIDAARRLFSGA